Part of the Nicotiana sylvestris chromosome 2, ASM39365v2, whole genome shotgun sequence genome, CGCGCCTTCGATGATGTCAACTCTCAACTTCAGACCAAATTCAGCCAGGTTCCCTCTCCTCTTTCTCtatattttcatttttcccaatatTTATAACTTTTTTTTAATAGTTTAAGGATCTTTTTcgaattttaaaataattttttgcttATCTTTCATGTGGATCTAGGTTTTGATTGTTGGTTTTTCCATTCTATGGTTTGTCATTTGTGGATCTATTATTAGATAGCTTACCAAGGAATCATTAATTGTTTTGGTATGGTAATTTGGTTGACTGAAGCATGTTTCATGTttgtgaaattgaaattttgtttttgtttgtgtgtgtgcgtgtgtgtgaaAATCTGTTGCCATAACTTACTAATACATTTTTTCGTAGAACAATTCAAGTGGCAAAATAATAGAATAAGGAACTTtaaaaagacaagaaaaagaaACTTGCTTCAATTAAGTGATGGCTGACTCATTAGATGATAAATGAATAATGCTAGATTTTTGCTTCTGGAGATTTAGAAGACAAAGGAAATGAGAGCTTTCACCTCTTCTGCCCTTTCCTTCCCTTCTATGAATTGAAAGCAAGGACAGATGGGCCTATAAATAAATCTCCGAGTTGATTAGATAACTCATTATGTTTACCTCAATAAGCAAGATGAACTTTCTATCTGCAGAAGAGAACTCTAAGGTTGAGGGGGTGATATCTTTGGGCTTCCCAGTGGCATATATTCGGCAGAACTCTTAACTGCTATATTTATCTAGAAAGGCAGAAGAACCATTACTACTTTACTAGGTTATATTGCTTCTGAGCACTTGTTATTCCATTATTTCTGCAATCGGAGGAATCAAATCTGTAACTGAAAGAACTGTGGATGAATCTTCTGTTTCCTCGTAAAGGAAGACATGCTGCATAATATGGAAACCCATACTAAAATTTCTAAATTGCTGCAGTTAACCCAAAGAGACATACTAAAGTCAAGAGGATAGAAAATGCTACGTCCAGCATTCATATCTTAGTCCTTGAGGAACCTGCTTTGTTGGGGGACTATGCAAGAACTCCAGATCATTCTCTTGAAACTCACCTCTTCATTGTAAAATATCCGCTTCTTCCAGAATGACCTGAACCAATAGCAATAGAGATTCTACTGCTCCCTAAGTGAGCACAATGATTTTGTCAAAAACTTTTGACCAAATCATTTGTATATGCTGTCGTTCTTGCCGTACTTTTTCGGACTTGTGGTATAGAGCAGCACCCTGTTGTTGCCAAGTCTCGGGTGCTCATTGACCCATTTACTTATTGTTAAAAAAGAGAACAATTAGTTTGTTTCCATTTTATAGAATTTTTCAGTTAATGATAGCTATCAAAATTTTGATATGGGAAGAGTTATTGTATAAATGCCGAGGCTGGTAGGCTGCCCTGACCAAAAAAAGTTATTGCATTAATGTAATTTGTACGGACCTTTGTGATGTGACTTTTTAGCCTTTGTCTCTGTTTAGTTTGTTTAACTGTTTTTTGGTCTGACCAAATGGCACTTGCGAGTTTCAAAACTACTGGAGATGTTCTCTAACCAAGGATAATATGTGGAGTAGTGTAGTGTTCGATTAACCACTGGTTTTATAAGTTTTTTTCAAAATAGATATGTGTTCTCTGTTTGGACAATACACTTGGAGGCTCTAACACAACGTTGTTCTTTGCTTCTATGCCAAGCAGGAACCTGAACCTATTAACTGGGAGTATTACAGAAAAGGAATTGGTTCTCGCTTGGTAGACATGTACAAAGAGGCCTACGATAGTATGTGCGACTTCAGATTCTCGTTTTCTGCTTCaaatctttttcttattatttttgtattgattaatctttttcttactttattagaATGCTCTTGTTGTACCGTTATTGTTACATCTCTTATTTTTTGGGAATTGGGCCTTTACAATCAAATAGAAAGCCCCAAGGGCGCCATATTCTAGGAGCCCAAACTATGTGATTGAATAAATCATCCTGCGGGTCAAGGGCTCCGTCTCCCTCCCCGCCTTCAAACTCTTATTCTTATTTTTCATAGAAAAATCTCTAATCAAGGATAGAACAAGAGCCGTTTTGCAACATATTTTACTTTGGAACTGTTGGCCAGAAATCTTTTTCTGAACTGTTAAGTATATTATTGATATAAGCAGCAAAACACAAAGACTGTTTTATAGATACAATCCAGACTGGAGTGGGGAACAGTCCAGTTCAATTTGCATTTTCCTCTTCTCCTGCCTCTTAATCAAAATTCTTGCCAGATCCTTTTCATTTCTGCACTAGATTATTAATACCTTATTTTGGATCTAGCAAGAATAGATGACAATTCATGATATCTGAAAGAGTACTCCTATTTTCCTGCATACTTTGAATCCACCATGGATATTAACATTACTTTCTTGACTCACCTAGCTTATTATGATTTTACAAAATTAAATATTGAGTTAAGATTTGCTAGCTCAGCTCAAAACATTTTCAACGTAATCCTCTAATACTGTTAGATTTGTTGCTCAAATTCCTTCTAAGTATTCACTGCAAAGCCAAAAAGGTTTAACAGTTGCACCATGTTTGCATAATACTGTTGGTCTCATAGTTCAGATGAAATTTCATCTTGAAGTCTAAGCAATCTAGTATTCATCTATACAAGGCTCTGTTACTATTGGAGTAATGGAGCTTATAATCATATTCCAAACTCCAATGATATTTGATGGCTTGTTTTAACTGTTTCCGACTTTCTAAGTTGTTCTCTTTGGACTAAAGAATACCTTTCATTCTTGTACTAAGTTTCTGTAGTTTTTGAACAATGTTTCTTGCAGGCATTGAGATCCCCAAGTTTGTGGATACGGTGACTCCTCAATATAAACCCAAATTTGATGCCTTggtaagagaaaaataatactcTCGATCCTTACCTTTTCTTATCATTCACTAACTCCTCCCTCCGGTCTATTTTAATTGTCGTGGTTACTAAAAATAACTAGTCCAAAATACTTGTCATTTTAGAAAATCAACatgtaattaattatttttttatattttgtccTTAGTATTAATTATTCTTGATACTTAAAAACACTGATTATATTACATAGAAAACCTAAATTTGAAGAGTGAATAAGGGCATAATATAAAAAATAGCCCTTATTATtctctccgtttcaatttatgtgaacctatttcttttttaatCCATGCAAAAAAGAATTACCCCTTTCcatatttagaaacaatttacctttatgcaatgatttatagccacacaaaatatatgtgccttatgttacaccacaagttcaaaagtcttttttttttcttaagctCCGTGCttagtcaaataggttcacataatttgaaatggagggagtattagTTTCTTAAGAAACGTGTAAAAGAGAAGCATGACAACTAaaatggaccggagggagtatttgTTATTGGTATTATCATACTACTATAATTGGTTGAAAATTAATATAGGGAAATTATCAATTGCTCAAATCCTACAAACTCCTCTTTGTATTGATCTGAATCCTTATAAATTGTAGCTATTGCCTTAGAAAGGCATCCATCTTTTGGAATAAAAGTAAGTCTAGGTGTCGAGCAAATTGAAACTAATCAAAAATACATGACGTACATATTTCAATAGAATCATTTTATCAAGTTATTTGCCCTAGCAAGTTAATTCCAGATATTCTCTTTTGTTGCCAACGGATTGATAGAATATCATTACATGATGCATGGCTTGAAGCCAAATTGACATGGTGATTTGATGAAAATGCCAAATCACCCCCTGAACCTACCTTTTCTTCAGAAGTTTGATGCTAAGTTTAACACAAGGATGATGTGGTTAAATTAACTTGTTCTGGATCGTTCTTTTCTATTGCAATAAATTGTAGTTGGTGGAGCTGAAAGAAGCTGAGCAGAAATCTCTGAAGGAATCTGAAAGATTAGAAAAAGAAATTGCAGACGTGCAAGAGTTGAAGGTGATGCAAAGTTGCCCCCTAATTTTCTCTTATCTTCATGTATTCATGTCTGTTTCCCCGCCTCTATCTAACTCGGTATATGCATGCCATTGTGCATTTCTATGGTTTTGTTTTGATGAACAGAAAAAACTTAGTACCATGACGGCTGAAGAATACTTCGAGAAGCATCCTGAGCTGAAGAAGAAGTTTGATGATGAAATTCGAAATGATTACTGGGGTTACTAGTTGGCTTAGCAGTTGTTGGGTCAACTTTAGGATGGATTATCCAAGTTCATCCCTGGttaggaataaaagaaaaagtagtacatttttgtttcattttccgTGTCCTTTTTTGTGAAATGTTAACTGCAGTGAATATCATCACTTGGACATCCTAATGTAGCCCTGTTCGGATGAAAAATTAGATCAAAATTCCATGAATGAAAGAGAATCTCGAAAGATTTGTGCAAGTAGGATAGTAAATGAGTTCAGTCATTTGAATGAAATAGATGTCAAGTACATCTTATATTCTGGGGTCAACTCATATTCTTATGGAAAAATAGTGCAAATTTTCACGGAGGTTCAAATTTTGGTGTCACAGCTCCAAATCCACGTGTTTGCCCTTCCACTTATTTGCTGTCTGTTACGatggtgttattattatttttttttagcttttttaGTTGTTACGAACCTATTCTTTTGCTTCTtttttgatattattgtctcTTCTGTTGAGCCAAGGGTTtcccggaaacaacctctctaccctttGGGTGTAGGGGTAAGGTCGTATACTCTACCCTCCTTAGACTGCACTATTAGGATGGATTTTATTGGGTGTGTTGTTGTTGACAACTCCAAATCCACATGACTGACATTTGGATCCGAGCAAACCTAACCCATATAGGAATCCCTGCTAACATGCTTCTTTCATGCATGCAGAAATCTTTTTAAATAGGCAAAATACACAAATAGCTACCTGAACTATACATCAAATTCATGTTACACGCTTTTTGAGGGCGAATATTATATTACACACTTAATCTTACACAATTTTGAAAAGTTGCGTGTGTAATATGATATTCGTCCTCATAAAGTGTGTAACATGGATTTGATGTATAGTTCAGGTGGCTACTTATATATTTTGCCTTTTAAATACTACTTATGAGAATGAACCATTTAAAACAACTTATTTTCATTACAAAGTAATATATGTTAAAAGTAAATGATGTTTCATTTATGCATCATATATGAGTAACTAtagttttacaactcaaaattacAGTCTGTGGAACCTCTGTGACGAGAAATGAAAACAAGCCCCGCGATTTAAAAGAATAGAACTATCCAAACTTATTCAACTGAGAGAGGTGAAGCTGCCCTAATTGCGTATGGATTTTGAAAAGACAACCATTAATAAGCCTTGATGATTTCTTATGATTCCCCCAACTTTCCTTCTCCTCTCATAGAGCTTCCATAGCAGTAAATTGACATATGTGAGAATATAATTTCATTAACTAATTATTTATAAACGATCCGTTATTAAATAGCGTTGTTCCACACTTATTGAAGGCACTCGTCCAAATCGAAATAGGAATAGATTTATTTTTTCCCTACCATTTCCAAGCTTCGACTTAAATGTGTATCCCtaatagcttgtttggatggATGTTAGTCATTGTTTCATAACGAATTGTATTATAATGTATTGTTTCTTTTGTGCctataatatttaaataaataaattatattatttGTCGTTGTTTAAGAATATTTTTATAGTTTAGTTTGATCGTAACGTATTGTACAATAACTAATAATTATTTGTCTGATTTTTATTGTGTTAATTTACTAAAATACTCTTCACTATTATAGatattaaatttatcaataattacTATAAAAATACTTTAAGACAAATTCTTTTTCTTAAAATTTATCATCAATTATGCCATGTAAATCCATTAAGCTATCATGTTCATGCAACTCCTAATGAAAGTAATCAAAAACAAAACAGTCaaccaaaatcatcaaaaataaAAGGCATTAGCACAAAAAAAAAGGTCGATGGAGAATGATAAAATAAGAAAGGAAAAGGTATGAGCAAACTAACCACAAATCTTAGGTGGAGATGTCTAATAAGGTATATGGTGAAGTAAAACGAAAAAAATAGTACatatagggtgtgtttggtatagcGGAAAATGTTTTtcgtggaaaatatttttcaagaaaatatttcttggaaaacaagtagtaattttattcatttttcgatgtttggtacgcaaattaaggaaaatggcttctcaagagtattcataaataatttagatataataaacatgaagccataaactttcaaaccaacaaccttccgaacccacaaaaTTCTTAAACTTTCGAACCGTTAAACTTTCAAAACCAcggaatttcgaacccgtaaactttataatttttaaacccgtaaacttccaaacacataaatctccgaactcataattttggaacttgtaaaagtttaaacctttaaaccgataaataaaaaaattaaaactgaaaaatatatttaaaaaatattttttttttgggggaggggggttgacaataaaaaaaacagaaatttaaattataaaaaaaaatctatGCCGGGGttgtacaaaaaaaaaagaaaaagtaattttttggggtgggtggtgcagaaaaacgaaaaaacagaaatttaaaattgtaaaaaaaaaattaaggtaaaaaaataaaattttttttTTAGGGGAGAGGtggaggggtagtagggtgggtggtaacgaaaaaactgaaatttgaaaaaaaaaaaaactttt contains:
- the LOC104210329 gene encoding ATP synthase subunit d, mitochondrial, producing MSGAVKKIADVTFKAGKTIDWEGMAKLLVTDEARKEFANLRRAFDDVNSQLQTKFSQEPEPINWEYYRKGIGSRLVDMYKEAYDSIEIPKFVDTVTPQYKPKFDALLVELKEAEQKSLKESERLEKEIADVQELKKKLSTMTAEEYFEKHPELKKKFDDEIRNDYWGY